One window from the genome of Musa acuminata AAA Group cultivar baxijiao chromosome BXJ1-4, Cavendish_Baxijiao_AAA, whole genome shotgun sequence encodes:
- the LOC135655834 gene encoding uncharacterized protein LOC135655834, with translation MMSRKPLMLKDYLELDWNSETSSAGFRCVPRRAEDAATVRCLLDAELRGGAGRELPRTRSMSPLISAMFNAVRLLHVAASGGGRRSGDEGLRSSSFSKRLRGSFWRRRGNEEENRVNLRNIVRLRSFQEDEVGDERRSFDFPSPVVSSCSSDKESDSFSSDFVPSSNASSGDTEAATGSTTTAAIDVKDDSPLASPNRSPKGRNSVQEDAAASAAGTKATEGQGEESPACHSEEEEKEQLSPVSVMDFPSEEDEEEDDDDDDTASPSFHHSLAKLERTKLQLLQNIRRFESLANLDSIDLDRRLANSDDLYDSTNHLASLDTDEEEEERDRRERKAWGLLGELKDVCHVGAHGSIEKLLLDFFIQGLPCSGDDAQPMNPTAHHGPAERPLLDTARGWIEGAGCRDLDDYHGEATLREMERNRRWRCFQEQEEEVGSEMEGLVLVSLMEELVGDLLPY, from the exons ATGATGTCTCGGAAGCCGCTAATGCTCAAGGACTACCTTGAGCTGGACTGGAATTCCGAGACCAGCAGCGCCGGGTTCCGGTGCGTCCCTCGTCGGGCCGAAGACGCCGCCACCGTGCGGTGCCTGCTGGACGCGGAACTCCGTGGCGGCGCTGGACGGGAGCTGCCGCGGACGCGATCCATGAGCCCCCTGATCTCTGCCATGTTCAACGCTGTCAGGCTGCTGCACGTAGCCGCTTCCGGAGGAGGGCGCCGGTCTGGGGATGAGGGATTGCGGTCGAGCAGCTTTTCGAAGAGGCTGAGGGGAAGCTTTTGGAGGCGGAGAGGGAATGAGGaggagaacagggtgaatctgagGAACATCGTACGGCTCAGGTCGTTTCAGGAGGATGAGGTCGGCGACGAACGAAGGTCGTTCGACTTCCCGTCACCAGTCGTCAGCAGCTGCAGCAGCGACAAGGAATCCGACTCCTTTAGCTCGGACTTCGTTCCGTCCTCCAATGCCAGTTCCGGCGACACAGAAGCCGCCACCGGCTCTACCACCACCGCCGCCATAGACGTCAAGGATGATTCTCCGCTGGCGAGCCCAAATCGCAGCCCCAAGGGGCGGAACAGCGTCCAAGAGGATGCCGCAGCGAGCGCCGCCGGAACCAAG GCAACGGAAGGCCAGGGTGAGGAGTCTCCGGCATGCCActccgaggaggaggagaaggaacagCTGAGTCCGGTGTCAGTGATGGACTTCCCCTCcgaagaggatgaggaggaggacgacgatgatgatgacacCGCGTCTCCTTCGTTCCACCACAGCCTCGCCAAACTAGAAA GAACGAAGCTGCAGCTGCTGCAGAACATCAGACGGTTCGAGTCCCTCGCTAATCTGGACTCGATCGATCTCGACCGTCGCTTGGCCAACTCTGATGACCTCTACGACTCCACTAACCACCTGGCTTCATTGGAcacggacgaggaggaggaggagcgggatCGACGAGAAAGGAAGGCGTGGGGCCTACTCGGAGAGCTAAAGGACGTCTGCCACGTGGGCGCCCATGGCAGCATCGAGAAGCTGCTGCTGGACTTCTTCATCCAAGGGCTGCCCTGCTCCGGCGATGACGCTCAGCCGATGAACCCCACCGCGCACCATGGTCCGGCCGAGCGACCACTGTTGGACACCGCGAGGGGCTGGATCGAGGGCGCCGGGTGCCGGGACCTGGACGACTACCACGGGGAGGCGACGCTGAGGGAAATGGAGAGGAACCGGCGGTGGCGATGCTTccaagagcaggaggaggaggtagGGTCGGAGATGGAGGGACTGGTGCTGGTGTCGCTGATGGAGGAGCTTGTGGGGGACCTACTGCCGTATTGA
- the LOC103976080 gene encoding ethylene-responsive transcription factor ERF026-like yields the protein MTRSYDQGANAPQPEMEPRVRAGASRRHPSYRGIRYRSGKWVSEIREPRKSTRIWLGTYTTAEMAAVAYDVAAHALRGTDAQLNFPDQIASRPSPLSSSPTHIRVAAAEAAASLMPSSGAGDESDGAAAAAAAAVATVASQQQPGSYIDEEEIFDMPQLLVNMAEGMLMSPPRLSPHGSDDSPEVSEGESLWSYR from the coding sequence ATGACCCGTTCTTATGATCAAGGAGCTAATGCGCCGCAGCCGGAGATGGAGCCACGCGTGAGGGCAGGCGCCTCACGGAGGCACCCGAGCTACCGCGGCATACGGTACCGGAGCGGCAAGTGGGTGTCGGAGATCCGCGAGCCGCGAAAGTCCACCCGCATCTGGCTCGGCACGTACACAACCGCGGAGATGGCGGCCGTGGCCTACGACGTCGCAGCGCATGCACTCCGCGGCACGGACGCCCAGCTGAACTTTCCGGACCAAATTGCCTCGCGTCCGTCGCCGCTCTCGTCCTCTCCGACCCATATCCgtgtggcggcggcggaggctgCCGCTTCCCTGATGCCGAGTTCCGGAGCGGGCGACGAAAGCGAtggcgctgctgccgccgccgccgccgccgtcgccaccgTTGCTTCGCAACAACAGCCAGGGAGTTATATAGATGAGGAAGAGATATTCGACATGCCGCAGTTGTTGGTGAACATGGCGGAGGGGATGCTCATGAGCCCACCTAGGTTGAGTCCGCACGGTTCTGATGACTCGCCGGAGGTTTCGGAGGGTGAGAGCTTGTGGAGCTATCGTTAG
- the LOC135655866 gene encoding serine/arginine-rich splicing factor RS41-like isoform X3 yields the protein MDDERDAEDAIRGLDRLEFGRHGRRLRVEWTKQERNSRRSGGSRKPSANTRPSKTLFVINFDPIDTRTRDLERHFEPYGKILNVRIRRNFGFVQFDLQEDATKALEATHMSKLMDRVISVEYAVRDDDERRNGYSPDRRGRERSRSRDRGRSLSPYGRRVERASPDYGRGPSPYTKADERVSPNYERARSPAHDRDYSRSP from the exons ATGGATGATGAGCGTGATGCTGAAGATGCAATACGTGGACTTGATCGGTTAGAGTTTGGCAGACATGGGCGGCGGCTTCGTGTCGAGTGGACAAAG CAAGAACGAAACAGCAGAAGGTCTGGTGGTTCAAGAAAACCATCAGCTAACACAAGACCTTCAAagactttgtttgtcataaactttGACCCAATTGACACCAGGACACGGGATTTGGAGCGGCATTTTGAGCCATATGGAAAAATTTTGAATGTTAGGATTAGAAGGAACTTTGGCTTTGTCCAGTTTGACTTACAGGAGGATGCTACAAAAGCTTTGGAAGCCACCCACATGAG CAAGTTGATGGATCGGGTGATCTCTGTGGAGTATGCTGTCCGTGATGACGATGAAAGAAGAAATGGCTATAGCCCTGACCGTAGAGGCCGGGAAAGGTCAAGAAGCCGTGATCGTGGGCGATCTTTAAGTCCTTATGGCAGACGTGTGGAGAGGGCTAGCCCTGATTATGGTCGTGGTCCCAGTCCATATACCAAGGCCGACGAGAGGGTTAGTCCTAACTATGAAAGAGCTCGGAGTCCTGCTCATGACAGGGACTATAG TCGCTCGCCATGA
- the LOC135655866 gene encoding serine/arginine-rich splicing factor RS41-like isoform X1, with protein MSRSIFCGNLDYDARHSELERLFSRYGKVDRVDMKSGNLLYYCGFAFIYMDDERDAEDAIRGLDRLEFGRHGRRLRVEWTKQERNSRRSGGSRKPSANTRPSKTLFVINFDPIDTRTRDLERHFEPYGKILNVRIRRNFGFVQFDLQEDATKALEATHMSKLMDRVISVEYAVRDDDERRNGYSPDRRGRERSRSRDRGRSLSPYGRRVERASPDYGRGPSPYTKADERVSPNYERARSPAHDRDYSRSP; from the exons ATGTCAAGGTCTATTTTCTGTGGCAACTTGGATTATGATGCTCGCCATTCTGAGCTTGAGCGACTATTTAGCAGATATGGGAAGGTTGACAGGGTGGATATGAAGTCAGGTAACTTGCTATATTATTGTG GGTTTGCTTTTATTTATATGGATGATGAGCGTGATGCTGAAGATGCAATACGTGGACTTGATCGGTTAGAGTTTGGCAGACATGGGCGGCGGCTTCGTGTCGAGTGGACAAAG CAAGAACGAAACAGCAGAAGGTCTGGTGGTTCAAGAAAACCATCAGCTAACACAAGACCTTCAAagactttgtttgtcataaactttGACCCAATTGACACCAGGACACGGGATTTGGAGCGGCATTTTGAGCCATATGGAAAAATTTTGAATGTTAGGATTAGAAGGAACTTTGGCTTTGTCCAGTTTGACTTACAGGAGGATGCTACAAAAGCTTTGGAAGCCACCCACATGAG CAAGTTGATGGATCGGGTGATCTCTGTGGAGTATGCTGTCCGTGATGACGATGAAAGAAGAAATGGCTATAGCCCTGACCGTAGAGGCCGGGAAAGGTCAAGAAGCCGTGATCGTGGGCGATCTTTAAGTCCTTATGGCAGACGTGTGGAGAGGGCTAGCCCTGATTATGGTCGTGGTCCCAGTCCATATACCAAGGCCGACGAGAGGGTTAGTCCTAACTATGAAAGAGCTCGGAGTCCTGCTCATGACAGGGACTATAG TCGCTCGCCATGA
- the LOC135655850 gene encoding arogenate dehydratase/prephenate dehydratase 6, chloroplastic-like gives MAFATSLKLHNPFSPTSAATERRDLDFPAAVYLNRRLRNPPRTVAMATVPTNDGVPRINGHPHINGHAHSYAPALAPRVAFQGAPGAYSEFAAKTAVPGCATVPCRTFADAIAAVQAGQADRAILPVESTMEGTALRNYDLLLRHDLVISQEVNLFVHYCLLAMPGVRPAELRRVISHPMALAHCGRALAQLGLHRREPVEDTAGAVEMLRSHRLLDTAAIASPRAALLYGLDVLADGLQDESWNVTRFLLLSPKSSTSSATPPLPPPNPKTSMVIAHRGGSMVVLLKVLSAFSRRNINLTKLEIINSSAAENKAPVMILDIRGKGSLRAFPHVLYVDFEGSKEDPRAKEAIDEISQFSVFVRILGCYAANPNVYDLQ, from the coding sequence ATGGCATTCGCAACCTCCCTCAAACTCCACAACCCCTTTTCCCCCACCTCCGCTGCCACCGAAAGGCGCGACCTTGATTTCCCCGCCGCCGTCTACCTCAACCGACGGCTGCGCAACCCCCCGCGCACTGTCGCCATGGCCACCGTGCCTACCAACGACGGCGTCCCCCGGATCAACGGCCATCCCCACATCAACGGTCATGCCCACTCCTACGCCCCCGCACTCGCACCCCGCGTCGCCTTCCAGGGCGCCCCTGGCGCCTACTCTGAGTTCGCGGCCAAGACGGCGGTGCCGGGCTGCGCCACCGTGCCCTGCCGCACCTTCGCGGACGCCATCGCGGCCGTGCAGGCCGGCCAAGCTGACCGCGCCATCCTCCCCGTGGAGAGCACCATGGAAGGCACCGCCCTTCGCAACTAtgacctcctcctccgccacgaCCTCGTCATCTCCCAGGAGGTCAACTTGTTCGTCCACTATTGCCTCCTCGCCATGCCCGGCGTCCGCCCCGCCGAGCTCCGCCGCGTCATCAGCCACCCCATGGCCCTTGCTCACTGCGGCCGCGCACTCGCCCAGCTCGGCCTCCACCGTCGCGAGCCCGTCGAGGACACCGCCGGCGCTGTCGAGATGCTCCGATCCCACCGTCTCCTCGACACCGCCGCCATCGCCTCCCCCCGCGCTGCCCTCCTATACGGCCTCGATGTTCTCGCCGACGGCCTCCAGGACGAATCCTGGAACGTCAcccgcttcctcctcctctcccccaaGTCCTCCACTTCCTCCGCCACTCCCCCCTTGCCGCCTCCCAACCCCAAGACATCCATGGTGATCGCCCACCGAGGCGGCTCGATGGTGGTGCTCCTCAAGGTCCTCTCCGCCTTCTCCAGGAGGAACATCAATCTCACAAAGCTGGAGATCATCAACTCCTCGGCGGCGGAGAACAAGGCACCGGTGATGATACTGGACATCAGGGGGAAGGGCTCGCTGCGGGCGTTCCCTCACGTCCTGTACGTCGACTTCGAGGGGTCAAAGGAGGATCCCAGGGCGAAGGAGGCCATCGACGAGATCTCCCAGTTCTCCGTCTTCGTCAGGATCTTGGGATGCTACGCCGCTAATCCCAACGTCTATGACCTCCAATGA
- the LOC135655866 gene encoding serine/arginine-rich splicing factor RS41-like isoform X2 has translation MSRSIFCGNLDYDARHSELERLFSRYGKVDRVDMKSGFAFIYMDDERDAEDAIRGLDRLEFGRHGRRLRVEWTKQERNSRRSGGSRKPSANTRPSKTLFVINFDPIDTRTRDLERHFEPYGKILNVRIRRNFGFVQFDLQEDATKALEATHMSKLMDRVISVEYAVRDDDERRNGYSPDRRGRERSRSRDRGRSLSPYGRRVERASPDYGRGPSPYTKADERVSPNYERARSPAHDRDYSRSP, from the exons ATGTCAAGGTCTATTTTCTGTGGCAACTTGGATTATGATGCTCGCCATTCTGAGCTTGAGCGACTATTTAGCAGATATGGGAAGGTTGACAGGGTGGATATGAAGTCAG GGTTTGCTTTTATTTATATGGATGATGAGCGTGATGCTGAAGATGCAATACGTGGACTTGATCGGTTAGAGTTTGGCAGACATGGGCGGCGGCTTCGTGTCGAGTGGACAAAG CAAGAACGAAACAGCAGAAGGTCTGGTGGTTCAAGAAAACCATCAGCTAACACAAGACCTTCAAagactttgtttgtcataaactttGACCCAATTGACACCAGGACACGGGATTTGGAGCGGCATTTTGAGCCATATGGAAAAATTTTGAATGTTAGGATTAGAAGGAACTTTGGCTTTGTCCAGTTTGACTTACAGGAGGATGCTACAAAAGCTTTGGAAGCCACCCACATGAG CAAGTTGATGGATCGGGTGATCTCTGTGGAGTATGCTGTCCGTGATGACGATGAAAGAAGAAATGGCTATAGCCCTGACCGTAGAGGCCGGGAAAGGTCAAGAAGCCGTGATCGTGGGCGATCTTTAAGTCCTTATGGCAGACGTGTGGAGAGGGCTAGCCCTGATTATGGTCGTGGTCCCAGTCCATATACCAAGGCCGACGAGAGGGTTAGTCCTAACTATGAAAGAGCTCGGAGTCCTGCTCATGACAGGGACTATAG TCGCTCGCCATGA